Proteins co-encoded in one Oreochromis aureus strain Israel breed Guangdong linkage group 3, ZZ_aureus, whole genome shotgun sequence genomic window:
- the LOC120437414 gene encoding uncharacterized protein LOC120437414 produces MAGQWQGCWSLKLMIIFSLLGLIEEFEVKEDEWEELGSDIAALHRLQGLSEHMFDESFMNTSTTRVNGYHQSRFGRSVKRLDTEENPLTLLDGFQDCENVTAYVITKEKDFNTFLAHIEKQKVQDWLLGASEISHSYNQKLLIMTDREKSTSDRVQQEYSMDPHYSVKVTKDCLFNDSCVPAADSYTVVKIFGSVSEDGQTVSGLDGSSLAKLMLKPSLEAAPVFSLDGNITTQFHQNFIRVLLLHGLQTVLETNQDNQQIYQVMDRPDSVSSYKIPQRRADHSTQYDHQQIVMMENEPVVRRAAEYLYEKHPTISSVYVLDKNQRPKLIHGEPVSLSEDSRLVLVGHGKKDNAGEMRLSGYRSGDVAKIIERTNRGSDKIKTTSLVSCEVGSDQRFIETLLRDLHKNNIKTELHVRDALVQVTHTGKKITQEISPEGLQWRHKDNSKKVVATLDRNKDVIMRNEPGSKGEAVFTNERNFLGGGENRGNKKPEQSVIKENSWPDEPKRFVDPKVFNKIDQNNVNKIKSAIDELEALSWGLFHSDQPVPKKISVNNPEEIRKYKIWKREKNGKVKINTNNKMIQSGLKDILNKCYEIKSGKDIRNIIHHFAKNGEDKPTYLMVSDWIYEVHPRNLYVYPVGKKLDNNQIRNSNVIDDIKKCINEQAGKESYPDMRDEIFKNEKNENMNNNGKKQKQRYAEYVENIFRGEHPGVFKGSQYEKLSSEAWFTTYFTATVISESARNFRTFPLTLMALDLVRNNNDDIRQKGLDFFFDNHPMARGGSWIDPSRRGFKGSATPKDSSKLRNREEHRKTEDQLMGSLADLVKREGNFFTEWKETVGTNEGDVVKRITELSNTYKTMTDNSDFQKKYNDFQTDTNMIAHPDDHRQPSTSGTLGGNDDGYVTMRDLNSASELENTFKHESYFSRASASLAEEVHAALQHKYGETLAGMHLQEGTARIENGEFVCKLVSERAGAEPVEFRTDLSPQSQHYSEKMWKNIEKSVHEMEQHSSASSHQVNKHVERTGTTVGALGLMLGLKGAARAFEKGNITDGVMGSLQTAHGVTAMTTSVIARKALTSEARIAKAATTIMRSPAMKRFMTVIPIVGIGFGVYNVVADFKRGDALGYIDAALDITMVALDVVELLQPQLVPLIAPINLALSVVRMVIDDVYMAIQNELKSLPANAGVLDKIFAVFVGFEKGIIHFAIHVASVFYDWRYDEIEEGRRLVEHISDQQFYKVTKQQDGTTAIDFTAGASSWNGGGINFCLADEGESELCMDYVVSSDESPRRQCWNINTNGSNDIILGQGESHGLEHTTYEKKILVFFSDGSVTVVSGYKNLTNSRYGTYKGNRDSNRFFAVQEQKDKYLIEVMLSYSYRLHGEPGDDTFFLGPQRSYVEGSGGKDTYIIPEKGGKTIINNYDPSRAQDTLHFSVNYSHISVSKSGKDVVLMYEGSHTVRIQNWFLGEDYRHMNMMSGDRVLFEISSTVVSSVQLVARGINKMFEKQGVVVDATQPLLHTVTNIFGSQYDDVLIGNGERNLIDGGGGRDRLIGAEGEDIYMVKGKNLSSVLIENDSRDEKTDLAIVEANLHTFGVRVEGDDVHLEAQHDSTAFNVTVVNWFRSSADRHLLFITKDLITFTLSDNKTDCLQNNIFTKCIKSLSIDYRSSPSHLEVDLEKDEALDSVTEVRGSNYSDVIKGNKEHNVVVPGLGDDFIEGRGGEDWYIITAGHGVKTINNLSPDLTLDLLFLKEQYQHITCTCEGQSIIVQVQNRRTVILQNWFKSKNYQHLQIKTSDGVTAGLKPSISSCGRDLLLPLTFDYRNQSPEPLSVIDNLCFYFAKKIVYFNRARIYFDRGNCMYWGKMMKIQDVESVKEMYGSSGFDIMVGNSNENLLDPHTGGALMIGGEGKDTYIIKHVDENMVIIDNFAEDQKTDTVLVDMDFLDGSRVILDSTVLMEPTVLMEPSINDVHVRIMKNEKKLEFSLRNYANGEKHQHLEFQSSDGVHFKLRSLDSSAGDSFYQVEAFKVTLTQSHVDCRLDLSAQRNLSEVHTVQGCPSQSNVIIGNNRDNALIGGWRDDALDGGDGDDTLVGGNGADILIGGRGDDTLYGEDGNDTLMGNSGRDIFLPGPGADLVDGGPGRDTVLYRGDHEKGEGVYVNLLTGQGHYADAEGDVLKDVETVVGTIYSDILVSGYESSLLKGSDGNDILVSTGGDYLVGGDGNDIYMFTFSNGSVTIDNCATDNATDVLYLSSNSSPEFDCQLLSDRVLLTFFGFEQSTIKIALRGWISDDDECGHLVLVFREVEASVDMLLQECQYRKKESLWSLIITRVICITLLAFHLAFALQGSRKLIRKAQKQKRQKQDETNVEAESVPAVM; encoded by the coding sequence GACTTTAACACCTTCTTGGCACATATCGAGAAACAGAAGGTACAAGACTGGCTGCTGGGTGCTTCAGAGATCTCACACAGCTACAACCAAAAACTTCTGATCATGACCGACAGAGAGAAATCCACCAGTGACAGAGTCCAGCAGGAATACAGCATGGATCCTCATTACTCCGTGAAAGTCACCAAGGACTGCCTGTTCAACGACTCCTGTGTACCAGCAGCAGACAGCTACACTGTAGTCAAAATATTTGGAAGTGTTTCAGAAGATGGACAAACAGTGTCTGGACTTGATGGATCTTCACTTGCAAAGCTGATGTTAAAACCATCTCTGGAAGCGGCTCCAGTTTTCTCTCTCGATGGAAACATAACCACACAGTTCCACCAGAACTTCATTCGGGTTTTGTTGCTCCACGGCCTCCAAACAGTCTTAGAAACCAACCAAGACAATCAGCAGATTTACCAGGTGATGGATCGACCTGACTCAGTTTCCAGCTACAAAATCCCACAAAGACGAGCTGATCACAGCACACAGTATGACCACCAGCAGATCGTAATGATGGAAAATGAGCCTGTGGTCAGAAGAGCTGCTGAATATTTGTATGAGAAACATCCAACAATTAGTTCTGTCTATGTTCTTGATAAAAACCAAAGACCCAAACTGATCCACGGTGAACCAGTGTCTCTGTCAGAGGACAGCAGACTGGTGCTGGTAGGTCATGGTAAAAAAGACAACGCAGGAGAAATGAGACTGTCAGGATACAGATCTGGAGATGTAGCAAAAATCATCGAAAggacaaacagaggcagtgataAAATCAAAACAACGAGTTTGGTGTCCTGTGAGGTTGGATCAGACCAACGATTCATAGAAACTCTACTGAGGGACCTCCATAAAAATAACATCAAGACAGAGCTTCATGTGAGGGACGCTCTTGTCCAAGTtacacacacaggaaagaaaATCACTCAGGAAATCTCTCCAGAGGGGCTGCAATGGAGACATAAAGACAACAGCAAGAAAGTGGTGGCAACCCTTGATAGGAACAAAGAtgtaataatgagaaatgagCCAGGAAGTAAAGGAGAGGCTGTTTTTACCAATGAAAGAAACTTTCTGGGTGGAGGAGAAAACAGGGGAAACAAAAAACCAGAACAAAGTGtcataaaagaaaacagctggCCAGATGAACCAAAGAGGTTTGTTGACCCAAAGGTTTTTAACAAGATTGACCAAAATAACGTTAACAAGATAAAATCTGCCATTGATGAACTCGAGGCTCTGTCTTGGGGACTCTTTCACTCAGATCAACCAGTACCAAAGAAAATCAGTGTCAACAACCCagaagaaataagaaaatataaaatatggaaaagagaaaaaaatggaaaagttaaaattaacacaaacaacaaaatgattCAAAGTGGATTAAAAGACATTCTTAATAAATGTTATGAGATTAAATCAGGTAAAGATATTAGAAATATAATTCATCACTTTGCAAAGAATGGAGAAGATAAGCCCACATACTTAATGGTCAGTGACTGGATATATGAAGTTCACCCTCGGAATCTGTACGTGTATCCAGTTGGAAAAAAGCTTGACAACAATCAAATAAGAAACAGTAACGTAATTGATGATATTAAGAAATGTATTAATGAACAGGCGGGCAAAGAAAGCTACCCAGACATGCGAGacgagatttttaaaaatgaaaagaatgaaaacatgaataataatggaaaaaaacaaaaacaaagatatgCTGAATATGTAGAAAATATTTTTCGTGGGGAGCACCCAGGTGTTTTTAAAGGAAGTCAATATGAAAAACTGTCCAGTGAGGCCTGGTTCACCACGTATTTCACTGCAACAGTTATATCTGAATCTGCAAGAAATTTCCGGACATTCCCTCTGACTCTTATGGCCTTGGATCTGGTTCGAAACAATAACGATGATATCCGACAGAAAGGCCTTGATTTTTTCTTTGACAATCATCCAATGGCAAGAGGAGGCAGTTGGATTGACCCGAGCAGACGAGGATTCAAAGGCTCAGCAACACCTAAAGATTCCAGCAAATTAAGAAATCGAGAAGAACATCGTAAAACCGAGGATCAGCTCATGGGTAGCCTTGCTGACCTTGTAAAACGAGAGGGTAACTTCTTTACAGAATGGAAGGAAACCGTTGGTACTAATGAAGGTGATGTGGTGAAACGCATAACTGAACTTTCAAACACCTACAAAACAATGACGGATAATTCAGACTttcaaaaaaaatacaatgatttCCAAACAGACACCAACATGATAGCACATCCTGATGATCACAGACAACCTTCCACATCTGGAACACTGGGAGGAAACGATGATGGCTATGTCACAATGCGAGACCTGAATTCAGCCTCAGAATTAGAAAATACCTTCAAACATGAATCTTATTTCTCAAGAGCATCTGCATCATTGGCTGAAGAGGTCCATGCTGCACTACAGCACAAATATGGTGAAACTCTGGCAGGAATGCACCTTCAGGAGGGAACAGCCCGAATAGAAAACGGAGAGTTTGTATGTAAGCTCGTGTCAGAGAGAGCTGGTGCTGAGCCCGTGGAGTTTAGGACTGATTTATCTCCACAGAGTCAACATTACAGTGAAAAGATGTGGAAGAACATTGAGAAATCAGTGCACGAGATGGAGCAGCACAGTTCAGCATCCTCCCATCAGGTGAACAAACATGTAGAGAGGACTGGAACTACTGTTGGAGCTCTGGGTCTCATGCTGGGACTGAAAGGAGCTGCTCGTGCCTTTGAAAAGGGAAACATCACAGATGGTGTGATGGGGTCTTTGCAGACAGCTCATGGAGTGACGGCTATGACAACATCTGTTATTGCACGCAAAGCTTTGACCTCAGAGGCAAGAATTGCAAAAGCTGCAACAACAATCATGAGGAGCCCTGCAATGAAGCGTTTTATGACAGTTATACCAATAGTGGGAATTGGATTTGGGGTCTACAATGTGGTAGCAGATTTTAAAAGAGGAGATGCTCTGGGATACATTGATGCTGCGTTAGATATTACCATGGTTGCGTTAGATGTTGTTGAGCTTCTTCAGCCTCAACTGGTACCTCTCATCGCACCTATAAATCTGGCTCTATCAGTAGTGCGGATGGTCATTGATGATGTTTATATGGCCATCCAGAATGAACTGAAGAGCCTCCCAGCAAACGCTGGAGTTTTGGACaaaatatttgctgtttttgttggcTTTGAAAAAGGGATCATACACTTTGCTATACATGTGGCTAGTGTGTTTTATGACTGGCGTTATGATGAAATTGAGGAGGGACGAAGACTTGTTGAACATATCTCAGATCAGCAATTTTATAAAGTCACAAAGCAACAGGATGGAACGACTGCCATTGATTTTACTGCTGGCGCCTCCTCCTGGAATGGAGGAGGTATTAACTTCTGCCTCGCTGATGAGGGTGAGTCTGAGCTCTGCATGGACTATGTTGTTTCTAGTGATGAGAGTCCAAGAAGACAATGCTGGAACATTAACACAAATGGAAGCAACGATATAATTCTTGGTCAGGGAGAGTCACATGGATTAGAGCACACgacatatgaaaaaaaaattttagTTTTCTTCTCAGATGGATCTGTGACAGTGGTTTCAGGTTATAAAAATCTTACCAACTCAAGATACGGGACATACAAGGGAAACAGAGACTCTAATCGATTTTTTGCAGTTCAGGAACAAAAGGACAAATATTTGATTGAAGTCATGTTGAGCTACTCTTACAGACTTCATGGGGAACCAGGGGATGACACATTCTTCCTCGGTCCACAGAGAAGTTATGTTGAAGGCTCAGGAGGAAAAGACACTTACATCATTCCCGAGAAAGGAGGGAAAACGATCATTAACAACTATGATCCCTCCAGAGCACAAGACACTCTGCATTTCAGTGTCAACTACAGCCACATTTCTGTGTCTAAATCAGGTAAGGATGTTGTGCTGATGTATGAGGGCAGTCATACTGTAAGAATCCAAAACTGGTTTTTAGGAGAAGATTATCGTCACATGAACATGATGTCAGGAGACAGAGTCTTATTTGAGATTTCCTCCACAGTGGTTTCTTCAGTTCAGCTGGTGGCCAGAGGAATTAACAAGATGTTTGAGAAACAGGGTGTAGTTGTTGATGCAACACAGCCACTTTTACACACAGTTACAAACATCTTTGGGTCCCAGTATGATGACGTACTCATTGGAAATGGAGAAAGGAACCTGATAGATGGGGGAGGAGGGCGAGATCGTCTGATTGGTGCTGAAGGTGAGGACATTTACATGGTGAAAGGCAAAAACTTGTCTTCTGTGCTGATTGAAAATGACTCCAGAGACGAGAAAACTGACCTGGCCATCGTAGAAGCAAATCTTCATACGTTTGGAGTCAGAGTAGAAGGTGATGATGTTCATCTGGAGGCTCAACATGACAGCACAGCGTTTAATGTTACTGTAGTGAACTGGTTCAGATCATCAGCAGACAGACACTTACTGTTTATCACAAAGGATCTGATCACCTTCACACTGTCAGATAACAAGACTGACTGCCTGCAGAATAACATCTTCACCAAATGTATAAAGAGCCTCAGCATTGACTACAGGAGCTCCCCATCTCATCTGGAGGTGGACCTTGAGAAGGATGAGGCTTTGGACAGCGTGACAGAGGTCCGCGGGTCAAACTATAGTGATGTCATCAAAGGAAACAAAGAACACAACGTTGTCGTCCCTGGATTAGGAGATGATTTCATtgaggggagaggaggagaggactGGTACATTATCACTGCAGGACACGGAGTGAAAACCATCAACAATCTATCACCAGATCTAACCTTGGACCTGCTCTTCCTTAAAGAACAATATCAGCATATAACATGTACATGTGAAGGTCAGAGCATCATCGTTCAGGTACAGAACAGAAGAACTGTTATTTTACAGAACTGGTTTAAATCAAAGAATTATCAGCACCTGCAGATCAAGACCAGTGATGGAGTAACAGCTGGACTAAAACCCagcatcagcagctgtggacgGGATTTACTGCTGCCTTTAACCTTCGATTACAGAAACCAGAGTCCTGAACCACTTTCAGTAATTGATAAtctatgcttttattttgctaAAAAGATAGTGTACTTTAATCGTGCAAGGATTTATTTTGATAGAGGCAACTGCATGTATTGGgggaaaatgatgaaaatacaAGATGTTGAATCAGTGAAAGAAATGTACGGTTCCTCAGGATTTGACATCATGGTTGGAAACAGCAATGAGAATTTACTGGATCCACACACTGGGGGGGCGCTGATGATAGGAGGGGAAGGCAAAGATACTTACATAATCAAACACGTGGATGAAAACATGGTAATCATtgataactttgcagaagatcAGAAAACTGACACTGTGCTGGTAGATATGGATTTCCTTGATGGAAGTCGAGTCATACTGGACTCAACAGTTTTAATGGAACCAACAGTTTTAATGGAACCATCAATAAATGATGTTCATGTTAGAATcatgaaaaatgagaaaaaattaGAATTCAGTCTCCGCAATTATGCTAATGGTGAAAAACATCAGCATCTAGAATTTCAGAGCTCTGATGGCGTCCATTTCAAACTCAGGTCTCTAGACTCATCTGCAGGTGACTCTTTCTATCAGGTAGAAGCTTTCAAAGTGACTCTCACACAGTCTCATGTGGACTGTCGTTTGGACCTCAGCGCTCAGAGAAATCTGTCAGAGGTTCACACAGTGCAAGGCTGTCCCTCCCAGTCTAATGTTATAATAGGCAACAACCGAGACAAcgctctgattggtggatggAGGGACGACGCCTTGGATGGAGGTGATGGAGATGACACGCTGGTAGGAGGAAATGGAGCTGACATCCTAATTGGTGGGAGAGGAGACGACACTCTTTATGGTGAAGATGGAAATGACACACTGATGGGAAACTCTGGCCGGGACATCTTCCTTCCTGGACCAGGAGCTGATCTGGTGGACGGAGGTCCAGGCAGAGACACAGTTCTCTATCGGGGTGATCATGAGAAGGGTGAAGGGGTTTATGTTAACCTGCTGACGGGCCAAGGCCACTACGCTGACGCAGAGGGCGACGTGTTGAAGGATGTGGAAACTGTGGTCGGCACCATCTATTCCGACATCTTAGTCTCTGGTTATGAAAGTTCTCTTCTCAAAGGCTCAGATGGTAATGACATCTTGGTGTCCACTGGTGGAGATTATCTGGTCGGAGGTGATGGAAATGACATTTACATGTTCACTTTCAGCAACGGCTCAGTCACCATAGACAACTGTGCAACAGACAACGCCACAGATGTTTTGTACCTGAGCTCAAATTCAAGTCCAGAATTTGATTGCCAACTATTATCTGACCGAGTCCTGCTGACCTTCTTTGGATTCGAACAATCAACTATAAAAATTGCACTGCGAGGCTGGattagtgatgatgatgaatgtGGCCATTTGGTGCTGGTGTTCAGGGAGGTGGAGGCATCGGTGGACATGCTGCTGCAAGAGTGCCAGTATAGAAAGAAGGAATCACTTTGGTCATTGATCATAACCCGGGTTATCTGCATCACTCTTCTTGCCTTCCACTTGGCTTTTGCTTTACAAGGGTCTcgaaaattaatcagaaaagcacaaaaacaaaaaagacaaaaacaagatgAAACAAATGTTGAAGCAGAGTCAGTACCAGCGGTAATgtag